CGGTCTTACTCGCCAAACCAACTTCCGCCGAGGCTTTGGCTCTTTCCCACTGGGTTTTATCGGCTTCTTCTTTCGCTTCGGCCAGCGTCAAATCTTCCTGCGCCAACACCACCTTAAAGTAGGAATCGGCCACACGAACAATGATGTCCTGCTCGGCGAATTTCATTTGATATTCGGATTGTTGCAATTGGTACTTGGCCTGCGAGTACTTGGCCCAGTTATCGTGCTGATACAACGATTGCGTCAGATTCACGCCCAGTTCCTGCGTGGTGACGTCATAGGCTTTTTTGTTACTGTCGTTCTTGACGTAGCTGCCGTCGGCCGTCAATTGAGGCAACAAAGGCGCACGCGCGATGTCGACCACTTTCTGATTGGCTTCATAGGTAGCACGTGCCTGCGCCAATTGCGCATCGTGCAACACCGCCATCTGGTAAATATCCACCAGGCCTGGTGCGGACCAAGCTGTGGAAGACGCCATCAACAAGGCCGCCGCCAAAGGCTTTAATAATACGTTTTTTTGCATTTTCCGAGCATGCGGTTCAGATGTTCTTTTCATTATCACTCCAGTTGCAATAAGGCCGTTGGCTTAAACTAATATTGTAATATCGGGGGATTTCGGTGACTTCCCGTCCGACCCATTCCGGCAATTCAAGTGCCTCATCTTCCGACGACAACTCGACTTCTGCCACAATCAAACCGTTATTATCGCCTAAAAAGCGATCGATTTCCCAAATATGTGACTTAAATGTAACATAATATCGAATTTTTTCAATCACCGGACCGACACATAGTGTTTTCAACATCTTTTTCGCGTCGTCCACATCAATGGGATACTCGTATTCATCACGACTGAGGCCGATTTCCAAACTTTTGATGTTGATATTGGCTTCCTGCCCTTCCAAACGGATACGCACCGAACTTTTACTGCCCGTCTGCTGAATATCGTTCAAATACCCTTGTGCAAAATGCACTTCCTTATCGGCTTGCGCCATCCAGGCTTCGCCCTTGACCAAAAACTTACGTTCTATCTCTCTTGCCATGCTGTTTTATTCTGATTCTTTTTTTAAGCGCTCGGCGCGTCATGATACGTGACTTTCCCTTCGGAAAACACATTGGTGGATAAATAACGATCACCGCGATCACACACAATCGTCACGATGGTGGCATTCTCGGTTTCGCGGGCAATTTGCAACGCCGCCGCCATAGCCCCCCCCGAAGACACGCCGGCAAAAATCCCTTCCTGCACCGCCATGGCACGCATGGTCTCTTCCGCCAATGTCTGCGACATATCGATCACCCGGTCGATGCGACGGTCGTCGTAAATGTCCGGCAAATATTCTTTCGGCCAACGACGAATCCCCGGAATGGATGAACCTTCGGTAGGTTGAACACCAACAATCTGCACCGCTTCGGACTGCTCTTTCAAATACATGGACGTCCCCATAATGGTCCCGGTGGTGCCCATTGCACTGACGAAATGAGTGATTTCACCACTGGTGCCATGCCAGATTTCCGGACCGGTGGACTGGTAATGCGCCATTGGGTTGTCCGGATTTGCAAACTGGTCCAGCACAAACCCTTCGCCCGACGCTTGCATACTCTGAGCCAAATCCCGCGCGCCTTCCATGCCGGTCTCTTTCGACACCAGAATCAACTCCGCCCCGTAAGCCGCCATCGAAGCGCGGCGTTCCATCGACATATTATCCGGCATAATCAATTTCAAGCGGTAGCCCATCAAGGCGGAGGCCATGGCCAGCGCAATACCAGTATTGCCACTGGTGGCTTCAATCAACGTATCGCCGGGCCGAATCTCACCACGTTTTTCCGCTTGGCGAATCATA
The nucleotide sequence above comes from Hydrogenovibrio thermophilus. Encoded proteins:
- a CDS encoding CYTH domain-containing protein; translated protein: MAREIERKFLVKGEAWMAQADKEVHFAQGYLNDIQQTGSKSSVRIRLEGQEANINIKSLEIGLSRDEYEYPIDVDDAKKMLKTLCVGPVIEKIRYYVTFKSHIWEIDRFLGDNNGLIVAEVELSSEDEALELPEWVGREVTEIPRYYNISLSQRPYCNWSDNEKNI
- the cysM gene encoding cysteine synthase CysM, which translates into the protein MYKTLMDTVGNTPLVRVQRMVHPDTNSVVLAKLEGNNPAGSVKDRPAVNMIRQAEKRGEIRPGDTLIEATSGNTGIALAMASALMGYRLKLIMPDNMSMERRASMAAYGAELILVSKETGMEGARDLAQSMQASGEGFVLDQFANPDNPMAHYQSTGPEIWHGTSGEITHFVSAMGTTGTIMGTSMYLKEQSEAVQIVGVQPTEGSSIPGIRRWPKEYLPDIYDDRRIDRVIDMSQTLAEETMRAMAVQEGIFAGVSSGGAMAAALQIARETENATIVTIVCDRGDRYLSTNVFSEGKVTYHDAPSA